In Juglans microcarpa x Juglans regia isolate MS1-56 chromosome 1S, Jm3101_v1.0, whole genome shotgun sequence, the genomic stretch AGGTGAAGTATTCTTCGTCTGAGTTGTTCCATTTCGGCAAATCATTGAGCCTGTTAGGTCACCAATTCACATGGTGCCAAGTGATCCTCTTGCCTGTCttaagaggaaaaagaaaatggcaaGAGAAAAAGGCAGTTTGTCATAATTGTGAAGtggaaaaaaaagatataaacaaTGAATACAAATCCATAGTGCAATGATCAGCATCCAAACTCATCTTTGGATGTATACCACACAACCTTCTCCCTATACGTGTATGCTAGAGTTTGATAGCAGAAAGGACCCGCccttgtaaaatattaaattaaataatacaacttgcttaagaaaaaataagataaacagGGATTACAGTTTCATTACAGTGCATGATACTCTGCTGCAGaatgaaaaaattgatgacGATCTTTGCCCATCATCTTCTGAAATGATTAGCTTTGAATTTTCCAATGGCCACCCATATGGTCCCCATGTTCCAACTACTTCAGATGATGATCAATATGTGGAATACCAGCTAGATGACTTGACAGGTTTTCCATCCAATTCGGAGGAGGAAGAAAGAGTGAGACAAATTATGTGCTTTCACATTGTATACAAAACAATATATTCAATGATATTGTTGCTTTGAGTTTTCTTTTGACTTGTCCGACATTCTCAGATGTTTATGGAAGCAGTGATTGAATCCTTAAAGGACTTGGAAATGAGACACCCTCAGGCAGGAGAATCGCCTGGTGTTAGCTCCAGTTCTATCATGCCTTCACCTAAGGATGACCTGGAGGCTTCTCCTATGGATCATTGTGGACCCTTAAAGACACAACTGATTTCGACTTCAGTCAAGCACtgtgaaagttcaaaaacagaacCCACTTCCACTTCGGTAATCAATGTCCAGAAATTGGCATCTGAGCGTCCATCTCCTGATATAAGTGTATCTGTGGGACCTGTATTTGATGCTCCTTCATCTGGCATGGAAACTGGAAGCACAGGAACTTCTGTACGTAGTGATACTTCAGCAAGCATACAGAGCTCATCTGATGCTGACATGTCAGCCAATACAAAAGCCACATTAACTGTTGAACGGAACCCGGCAAGTCATGTTATGGATGGTTTAATGCGTCGTTgggatttcaattttttccgGAGCCATAATCGATGAGATGAAAAGATATTTCCCTTTTTAGTGCAAAATCTGATGATGGTATTTTCCTCTATAAATTTCTTGCTACAtaaaagaaagggaagaaagaaatgTGTAGTGCTGTGAATGTGTGTAAGAAGGCTAGAGTATTTTTCCTTGTTCATTTTGTTGTAATGCTCtacatttattattaaaaaaaatagcaaaatggTCATGTTTTAATTCATTCAAGGTAAGAAATGATCTTTTCAATTCCAGTATATAAAAATCAACTAGTGGCTACGAACGATGCTATATTATTGTCACATCCTTTTTTGGCAACAAGATCGTAAAAACATGTCAGGAGATTCTGCTCTTGGTTTTCTCGTGCGGGCAGATTCTGATATAACTGTATgatttcttctttaaatctGTTTGAAAGTTCATTAAACTACGATCAAACTGAGTTATGCTATCTATAATTGTAGAATACGCAAGTGTTGtgtagtcgttttgaaaaagagtataaCTCACTATTAAATAGTTATAGTTATGAATGTGCAACAGAGTCCCTTGGTAACTCCAATTATATAATGTAGTTTGGGTTTGAACTTTGCTATGTTCCTTTTCCTGTTGGAGTCCATTTCTGCTTGTTCGGCTTTTCATCCGATTGccacttcttctttttcttctctctccctccttcctTCCAAAACCGACCCCCCCGACCTCAATCCCCCCATTTTCCCTATCTTCATCATCTACAATATTAAAATTGCATGCTTTTTTGGATGGAGATAAGATTATATAATGAGCGCAACACAGCCAACTTTGATTCAATTATTGGCATAACTTGATATGATTGCATTCCATCCTTATTACTTAGATAAAAAAGAATATCCTGAAACTTTATGTGTACATATTTACAAGGTAATTTTATCTGCAGATTTGAGTTGACATGGATTTGATATCCATATCCAACACACAAAATTTTACAACTCCTCCAGGAACTTCAAAGCAATTTCAACAAGTGATTGGATTGTTGTGCTGTGCCGATTAAGTCCAACATTACCGGAGAAAACATTGAAGCTTTCAAGCTCTGCTGTGGTCTCCAACACATCCTCCAGCACCTTCTCCATTCCCAGATCCTTGAAAATAAGTACATTGGTTACTTTGTCTCTCATCATCCATATCGCCAACTCTATGGCAAACCTCCTTATTCTTGGAATTTTGACTGGTGGACATTGGTGTTTCTTCAGAATCTTGACTAATTCATCAGCCAATTCAGCCTCAGTTATTCCAGCTCTCTCAAACATGATGCTCGACTCCTCAGATGTCATGAATTTGAAAGCATGTGCTGCTAGTCCAAGCATCACTTCCTGTAGTTTGTTCTCTTCTGACATGATTGCCTGAAGCACCTGCAATAGGAGGGGAAAGGGATTCAGATTTTTTCAAGGTACGCATCAAAATTGTAGTGTTGAATGATAAAAGTGAAACTTGTATGGGAAAGAAAATGCAGGATTCATAGTAATTGTGGTAAACACTAACTGTGGATGCTGCTGCTGTTACTCCCTTTAGGTGGTTGAAGACTTCATCACCACTGTAGGTGCATAAATTTCTTAGAATTCTTGCTGCATTTACACGAAGCAATGGAATTTCCAGTGCTCCTACAAGTCTTTCTTGTACATGCAGCTTCAAAATGCGATAGCAATTACTTCTGCTGTCTAAAGCCAGCATTGCTAGTGCTTCTCCCGCAGCAATTCTGACATCATTTTGACTCTCCTGCACTCcctctttaaagaaaatgttaaaCAACTCTTTAAGAACTCCACCTGTGCCCCCAATCCTCTCGGATGCATCCTCTTCCAGTGCGAGACTAGTTAAAATATCAATGCCAAGTTTTTGCAGCATTTGGTGTGTTTCTCCATACCGAAGAATATCTCTAATGTTGCTGATGGTAAAAACAATCTCGGAAATTTCTCTTCGGAGATGTTTTCCTGTGGCACCCGTTGTGCTTGCCAGCATCTTCACCACTTGCAAGGATCGTTTCACAGTCAGAATCTGAGATGCTGCAACATTTTCATCCTTCAATAGCTTTTCTTCAGTATGAGTAAAATCTATGATCTTTGGTAGGAGACCCCTTGTATTTCCAATCTTTCCACAGTTATCATGATCACGTGCAAGTTTCTTCAAAATGCGAAGTCCTAAATCATTAAAGGTCCAGAATCCGTAATTTGCATGGTCAATGACGATTTTCTTCTCACTGATTTCATCAGCTGTATCATTGCAGCTTCTGTTGGTTTGGAGCAAAGATGATATTGATTCCATCGAACCAGGAATGCCAGCAATCCGAAGGGAGTTCTGCTTTTTGCCTGCTAGACTAGACAATATTTCTGCAGCTGATCGCCTGATCTCTTCATCTTGTGGATCTGTCCAATTCAACATCTCTACTAATCTCTCTATCACAGATAAATTTATCCCTATTTTTTGGAGGGTATCATCAGAAAACCGCTCATTCAATGCAAATTGTCGAAGTATTCTAACTCCGATGAGCTGCTCATCAGGGGAATTTGAATCCAAAAGATCCATACCAAAAGTAACCATATCCATTTTCAAGCCATCAAAAATGCTTCCGTTTACACATCTTGAATAGGCATCATAGAAGAACCTTTTAATGGAGACCATACCTGTCATTCCGAACTCGCACTCCTTATTCACTTCATCCAATAGTCCACAGTAGCTGACCTTCCACTCCCAGAAAGCTTTCTCAATTAGAAACAACATCGCCTCCGCTAATGCCAAGGCATAGAAAATGCTCAGAGCAGATTGCCGATTCCTCTTATCCGTATCTTCTTTTCCAACCTCTCCATAGTTGTGCTTGACGAGCTTCATCAATGAGAGGACAACACAGGCTGTTGCAGATAGAAGTTGGAGCCAATAGAGAAACTTGCTGACATTTCTGGAGAGGAAAACCCATTGAGAAAACGGTAGAAAAGGAACATCTGAACTTGCCCATCTCCTAGTGGGCATTCTTTGGCGATCCCTTAATCCGGGTCTTGCTTCATCATTTGTTTCTATTGAATCTCTTGTGCGTTGACTTCTTTCCCGCAGAACACGCACTGGCTGGAATATTGACTTCAAAGTTCCGATCAGGAAGTGTGAGCTGGACCTCAGAAAACCGTTGATTCCAACATCTGCGATAGACCATGTGGCTTGGTGCTGCCATTCAAGCTCATGGCTCCTGCTGAATATTCTAGTTCCTTCAACCACAAGGATGATGGTGATGAACCAGAAGTCGGTTTTATCCAAAGTGATGGCGAAACCACCCAGAAGAACGACCGTTGCCCAGATGAACCCTAGAGTTCCAAGGCCAGTAGCTGCTTTCTCAAGAACTGCAAGACGGAGAGCAAAGAGAGTAAGCTTCTTTTCCGGTGCACGAACTGCTGGTATTGCCGGAGAAACAGAATCTGCATTGCTGCTGTCTCTCTTCCCAATGCTGCTCTGGGGTGCAAAAATTGTGGTACCCGAGCTGAAAGTTTCGCCGACCTTCTGAGACTCAGCAATCTGCAGATGAATGCTTCCATCACCATGAGCAGAATTTCCACGATTCATTGTTGGCTGGTTCTCCAAACCAGCTTGGAAACTAAACTCTTCCTTTCTTTGAGAAGAACTGGGTTGAATCCTTCGAAAGATTTTGCAGTTGTGGGCTTATAGATTCGAAGTTGTAGAGAGAATTTGTCTGTTTTGGTTTGAGATGTCCCGGAAGGAATGGGAAACTGGTGTTtataaagatgagatgaaaaccAAAATATACTTGGGGCTCACGTTTCGAGTAGCGTAGAAGTCTGTTTGACTCGCTTCCTCGTTGGTGTTTTTCTTGTCGGATCCAcgtttcttttctttagaaaaataatttctcaataatatttcaagcaaaaatatataaacaccattactgaaaaattattaaaattatgacacaaatttcaaataaaaaaatttagttaatttccttttaaaaatgcataaaatttgTATACTCGCCCtttttgacattattttatctaattttaattcataattttagtattattcacaaattattttattttatctcaattgtTTAACTAAACGAGGTCTAAAATTGTAgctaatattattctatttaaaatttaaataccaAATATATCaaacttattttaactcatctcaattcattattataatttttttaaattttaatataaaatataataaataatttaattttttttaaatttttaaataataataatattaaaaaataatattttaataatatcttatcatttcaactcaatttaatttaattcaatttaatttaacatttaaacgcaATGAATCTCGCAAGTGAGTTTTTAGCTTTAACTTCCATAGATGGGTTCAGTGATCACTAGAGTCAAGTTAAAGAAGGCTCAAATGGGCCCCAAAACCCTGCTGTGTTTTAATCTTAGACTGCACGAAAATGGTTCTCATCTAATGCTGTatggatgttaaagtgagttgagttgaattgagttgtgatgataaaatattattagaatattattttttaatattattattattttaaaatttaaaaaaattaaattatttattatattttatattaaaatttaaaaaaattataataataagttaaaataagttaaagTAAATTTGGTAACCAAACACACCTTAATATCAACTGTGTTTAATGTGTGTGTttctatctttcattttttctggTCCAGTCAGACCATACACGTGGCATCGGCCCTGTCGGGTCCCACAGAACAACAACTCATGGCTTCTAGGGACAAAGTTGCTCTTGCGTGCTGTCTTTTGACAAGGATAAAACACGTGCAATACAAAGGATTATCTGgatcttattattaattaaaaataaataaaaatgccaTTGGCTGAGTCTTCAAAGCTTATTAAATTTCATCATAGCTGGCTCATGGTGGCCCAAGCATTTCCTATCCTATCTAATGATTTTTCAATGAAGAAATGATTGACCTAAATGACATATCAACaacttttttaattgaaaaaaatataaaagaaaaataattttgagagaagaagaaggtcatctattttacaaattattttcatcttttattcgcataatttcattaaatgaaTGTCTTACATATCAATATCGATAAGTAATTTAATATACAAACTCAACTATCTAAATAAcaaaatagtttaaaatatgagtaatgctagatacaaacGTGAAATGCGTAAGTActatacaatcattttgaaaaagagtaaaatttattattaaaaaattaattttttttatgtaaatattgtatttactcacgttttttcaaaaagattgcaCACGTTCACGTACTCACGAGtccacgactgtaaatatcatttctcttaaaatatatcaacaaaaagatgaagaaaagcatctctctttgttttatagtcaatagaaataaatattggATAACAATATGTACATTACCACTTTAATACTGTAAGagtaaatatattttaggatcaaaaacaaaatataactttgAATATATGGATATCACATCAATGGTGTTGTGTTACAAATAACATTATTCATTCACCTGAATAAATGAGTGAACACTCCACAGGTGTTGGGAGCTGATTGAACAGTAGGTTCAAAACGTATTGGTATTAAGAGCATAAGTTACTGAGAAATagatataataatgaaaaaaaaacctgaaTAACAACTGCAaactaccattttttttttactgtcgAACTTTTTTAGCAAGGAATCATGCAGATGGTCGATTCCCCACTTGATGCATTTATCAGgcatttcttttctaaaattggCTCATGAAGAAGCAGCAATGTAAATGCAAATACAGACAGGTACTAAATGTGtatta encodes the following:
- the LOC121246779 gene encoding uncharacterized protein LOC121246779; protein product: MNRGNSAHGDGSIHLQIAESQKVGETFSSGTTIFAPQSSIGKRDSSNADSVSPAIPAVRAPEKKLTLFALRLAVLEKAATGLGTLGFIWATVVLLGGFAITLDKTDFWFITIILVVEGTRIFSRSHELEWQHQATWSIADVGINGFLRSSSHFLIGTLKSIFQPVRVLRERSQRTRDSIETNDEARPGLRDRQRMPTRRWASSDVPFLPFSQWVFLSRNVSKFLYWLQLLSATACVVLSLMKLVKHNYGEVGKEDTDKRNRQSALSIFYALALAEAMLFLIEKAFWEWKVSYCGLLDEVNKECEFGMTGMVSIKRFFYDAYSRCVNGSIFDGLKMDMVTFGMDLLDSNSPDEQLIGVRILRQFALNERFSDDTLQKIGINLSVIERLVEMLNWTDPQDEEIRRSAAEILSSLAGKKQNSLRIAGIPGSMESISSLLQTNRSCNDTADEISEKKIVIDHANYGFWTFNDLGLRILKKLARDHDNCGKIGNTRGLLPKIIDFTHTEEKLLKDENVAASQILTVKRSLQVVKMLASTTGATGKHLRREISEIVFTISNIRDILRYGETHQMLQKLGIDILTSLALEEDASERIGGTGGVLKELFNIFFKEGVQESQNDVRIAAGEALAMLALDSRSNCYRILKLHVQERLVGALEIPLLRVNAARILRNLCTYSGDEVFNHLKGVTAAASTVLQAIMSEENKLQEVMLGLAAHAFKFMTSEESSIMFERAGITEAELADELVKILKKHQCPPVKIPRIRRFAIELAIWMMRDKVTNVLIFKDLGMEKVLEDVLETTAELESFNVFSGNVGLNRHSTTIQSLVEIALKFLEEL